The Candidatus Neomarinimicrobiota bacterium genome contains the following window.
ATTCGTCTATACCCGGGATGGTCATTTTACCAAAGGGGCTGACGGGTTCCTGAGGACATCCTCCGGACAGGCAGTAATGGGACAGGCAGGTTGGATCGATCTGGGATTGGGTGCCGACACCGTAGGTGAAGTTCGGATCGGCATGAAGGGTGATGTTTTTGTTAATGATGAGTTTGTAGATACTCTGGAGATCAGTTCTTTCGAAAATCAAGCTGACATTAAAAAGATTGGTGCAAACCTATTCAGGGCTCAATCTGGAGCGATTGATAATCGTGTGGAAGAGCCGATGATATTGCAGGGTAAGATCGAAGGGTCAAACGTTCATGCAGTCCATGAGATGGTCGCCCTGATCGAATTACAACGCAGTTTTGAAACTTCCCAAAAGGCTCTGAAAACCTTGGATAGTGCCATTGGCAAGGCAGCCAGTAGTATTGGAAATTATAAATAGGGGGAGAGGAACACTATGCTAAGATCACTTAGAACCGCAGCACTGGGAATGGCAGCACAACAATTAAATGTTGATTCGATTGCCAATAATCTGGCCAATGTAAACACTACTGGTTATAAAAAATCTACAGTTGAATTTCAGGATCTGCTCTATGAAACCATTCATTCCGGTAGTGCCGAAGGGGCTCAGGGGAATGAAAAGCCCAGTGAGATCAACATTGGCCTGGGAAATAAACCGATTTCAACATTTCGATCCTATTCACAGGGAGCGATCGAAGAAACCAGCAATCCCCTGGATATGGCGATCAGTGGGAAGGGCTTCTTTCAAGTATTAATGCCGGATGGCGGGATCACCTACTCTAGAGATGGGGCTTTCAGGATTAATTCTGTTGGCGAGATAGTCAACTCAGCCGGACTCAAGATGTACCCCAATATTAGCCTTCCGGATGGCATTCAAAGTGTTAGCATTGCACAGGATGGTGTGGTTGCAGCCATCATGGAAGGAGAGACCATAGCCTTGGAGATCGGACAGGTTGAGTTGGCTAATTTTATGAATCCAGCCGGGTTGAAACCCATTGGAGGAAATTTATTGGAAGCCACCGAAGCCTCAGGTGATCCAAATTTCGGGATGGCCGGTGATGAAGGGTATGGAACCATCATGCAGGGCTATTTGGAAAAGTCCAATGTTGATGTGGTAAAGGAGATGATCAATTTGATTGTAGCTCAAAGATCCTATGAAATCAATTCCAAGGCAGTGAAAACAGCTGATGAAATGTTGGCTA
Protein-coding sequences here:
- the flgG gene encoding flagellar basal-body rod protein FlgG, whose translation is MLRSLRTAALGMAAQQLNVDSIANNLANVNTTGYKKSTVEFQDLLYETIHSGSAEGAQGNEKPSEINIGLGNKPISTFRSYSQGAIEETSNPLDMAISGKGFFQVLMPDGGITYSRDGAFRINSVGEIVNSAGLKMYPNISLPDGIQSVSIAQDGVVAAIMEGETIALEIGQVELANFMNPAGLKPIGGNLLEATEASGDPNFGMAGDEGYGTIMQGYLEKSNVDVVKEMINLIVAQRSYEINSKAVKTADEMLAMTNALKR
- a CDS encoding flagellar hook-basal body protein — its product is MNIRFSELKQAMIGQLDRNSVVANNLANVNSNGYKRDVMFSELMGSNQKTDLVNHVATDFAQGDLSQTNNPLDLAISGEGYFTIDDGDQFVYTRDGHFTKGADGFLRTSSGQAVMGQAGWIDLGLGADTVGEVRIGMKGDVFVNDEFVDTLEISSFENQADIKKIGANLFRAQSGAIDNRVEEPMILQGKIEGSNVHAVHEMVALIELQRSFETSQKALKTLDSAIGKAASSIGNYK